Genomic segment of Nitrospira sp.:
ATGGGCGGAAAAAATGCCATTATCGTCGATGAGACGGCTGATCTCGATGAAGCCGTGACCGGCGTGGTGCAGTCGTTCACCGGGTATGCAGGACAGAAATGTTCGGCCTGTTCGCGGGTGATCGTCGTGGACTCAATTCACGATGCGTTTCTCGACCGGCTCAGCGATGCGGTGATGAGTCTCCGTGTCGGCAGGGCAGACGATCCTGCGACTCAGGTTGGCCCGGTCATCGATGGGCGGGCGAAACACCGTATTCTGGAGTATCTCGAGATTGGTCGGCGTGAAGGGCGGGTGCTGGTGGACTGCTCGGCGGAAGGACCTGGGTATTCGATCGGCCCGGTCGTGATTGTGGACATTGAACCTGCGCACCGGTTGGCGCAGGAAGAGATTTTCGGTCCAATCCTGGCCGTGATGCGCACGGCCTCATTCGACCAGGCGTTGGAGTATGCCAACAGCACGGCCTATGCGCTGACCGGCGGTCTCTACTCGCGCAGTCCCCGTCACATCGCACGCGTTCGTGAAGCGTTCGATGTCGGGAATGTGTACATCAACCGCCCCATTACCGGCGCTTTGGTCGGCCGCCAACCATTCGGCGGGCACCGGTTATCTGGCGTAGGCGCGAAGGCCGGGGGCGAAGAGTACCTGAAACAATTTCTGGTGGCTCGCGTCGTCAGCGAACAAACCCTCCGGCGCGGATTCGTGCCGACCCTGTAGCCCTGGTGCCGACTTCACGCTGACCTCTTCCAGTTCCTCGGTGATGTCCGTGATGTTTCCGCGGTCGTCCTTCAGCGCGGCCAATTCCTGCCGTTCGATGTACTTGACCAGTCCCACGCCCTTAGCAAACCAGGCCGTCATTACATCGGTGCCGACCGCCGTGCGATCGACTGAGGAGAGGCGGATTTTGAGCGTCATGCGTGCTTCCACCCGGACCGCGTCCGGATAGGTTCCCGCCGGGACCGTGATCGATTCCTGGCCCATCACCGTCGACAGTCCTTCCACATCGACATGTTCGTTGGTCCCGTCTCCGTCGATATCGCTGCCGAAATCGATGTCAGTCCGGTTGAATTGCTGGAACGATTGGGCCACCTTCATCGGGAAGCGGATAATCTGATAGGGCGTCAATTGTTTCTCCAGCGGAGTTCCTGGCTCGGAGCCGTAATAGACGACCCCCGCCGCATCGCGCCGGTAGAAACTATCGGATGGTCCATGGTTACCGGGATTCGTGTCGTGAAACACGGTGACGACGAGTCCACCCTTCAGCGTGCGGGTGCCGGTGACGCTCGACACGTTGCTGAAGTATTTATTCTCGATTGTCTGGAGGGGGCCTTCCGAGATCTGTCCCCGGTATTGCCAGCGTGTGCCGACGGTGTCAGGAAAATAATCAGCCGACTGCGCGATAGTCTGTTCACCTTCGGCTGCCTGGGCGGGAATCTGCCCGATGCTAAGGGTCGCGGATCCGAGTAAGCCCGCTGCGATCATGGTCGAACGAAGCAGATTCTGAACTGTCACGGCTGTCCTCCAGTCAAAAAAATCACCGTACCATACCCGATGTGCAGCAGCAAGACGCTCCCGGCGGCCTGCGGTGCCTTGCCTTCTCCCTTGGCGGCTCGCATAATCGCCAGCCGTGATGCCGGACACAGACCCATCATCATCTTCTTCTCCCGGATCTCGTACGGTGCTGGTGACCGGCGCCTCGGGCGGGATCGGTCGACGCCTCTGTCGCGCGTTTGCCCGCGACGGATTTTGGGTGGGCGTTCATTATTGCTCTCGACAGGAGGCGGCGGAGGAGACCCTTGCTGAACTGACGGCCGCAGGTGGACAGGGTGCGCTGTTCCAGGCGGACATCCGATCTGGGGAAGCGGTCCTGGCCATGGTTGATGACCTGCGTCGCACGCGAGGCCGGCTGGATGTGTTGCTGTGCAACGCCGGGATCGCAGCGAGCCATCTGGTGGTGCGTTGCCCAGAGGATGAGTGGCAGCGGATCATCGATACGAACCTGAGTGGCACCTATCGGACGATGACGACGGCGGCAGCGGGGATGATGACCGAAGGTGGCTCCATCTTGGTGATCGGGTCCTATGCAGGGTTGCATGGAAGGAGCGGCCAGGGGGCCTATGCGGCCTCCAAGGCTGGGCTGATAGGGCTCGTGCAAACAGCGGCGCGCGAATGGGGGCCGCACAATATCCGGGTTAATCTTGTGTGTCCGGGGTGGCAGGCAACGGGACTGGCCGGTGACGCCTATCCTTCCGCCGATGACGTGCGGGGACATGTGCTGGGGCGTCTCTCCAACTTGGATGAGGTGAGCGAAACCATTTGTCGGTTGGCGCAATTGCACGATGTGTCGGGGCAGGTGTGGAATGTGGACAGTCGGATTCTTTAGCAGGATGCTGACAACGCTCTCCATCTTCGTGCTCGGTCGTATGCCTCAGTCGTCATACTCTCTGCGGCCTTGCCGGCGGTCGTGTTGAGCATCTCGCTGGGACATTGAGTCGTCGATTCCACAGAACGATACCGTGTGTTTCACATGCGCTAGATGGGAAGAATAGAGAATGGGGAACGGGGTGTTTGTTACTGGGACGGATACGGGGGTCGGGAAGACGCTCGTGTCGGCGGCCTTGGCTCGGAGACTGGTGCGGCTGGGTTGCGCCGTCGGTGTGATGAAGCCGGTTGAAACCGGCGTCTCCAGTGGTACGCCGGACCAAAGCGACGCCGCGCGCTTGATCGCAGCATCCCGCGTGGAGGATTCGCTCGACCTGGTATCGCCCTATCGATTTTCCTTACCGCTGGCTCCGTTCGCTGCCGCTTCGTCGCAAGGACAGGTGATCGAGTTCGAGACCATCTTGAACCGTTACGAGCAACTTGCGGCTCGACATGCCTGCGTGGTGGTCGAAGGAGCCGGTGGGCTGTTGGTGCCGATTGGACACCAGTGGGATCTCCGGGACTTGATCGTCCGTCTCCGGCTGCCGGTCATCCTGGTTGGACGGGTCGGGCTCGGCGGGATCAACCACGCACTGCTGACGCTGGACGCGCTCGAGCATCGCAAGATTCCAGTCGTGGCGCTCGTGTTGAATGAAACAGCGGTACTTGCCGATCCGGTTCAGGAAGAACAGCAGAAATCCACGGTGGCGTTGTTGCGCGAGCGAGTCTCCGTGCCGTTGCTCGGTCCACTGCCCTATCAGTCTTGTGCGGAGTGTGCGTGGCCCGATGCGGTCGATGCGGCCGCCGACAGTCTTCCGATCAGGGAGTTGGCCGAGCTGGTCTGGCCCAGGGTCGCTGGAAGGTCTTGATCGCCTGCTCGAGGTCCGGGGCCTTCAGAATCGCCGAGATCACCGCCACGCCATTCGCTCCCGCCGCGACGATGTCCTCCACGTTGTCCGCCGTGATGCCACCGATTGCAAACATCGGCATCGTCGTCAACGCACGGGCAGCCCGCAGCCCGTCGAGGCCGACGACCGGATCGTGGTCGGCTTTGGTGGTCGTGCTGAAAATCGGGCCAAAGCCGATATAGTCCGGTTTCAGCCGTGCGGCTTGCCGAACCTGTTCAGGCCCATGGGTCGACAGCCCGATGAGTGCGTCAGGTCCCAGGATTCTGCGCGCATCGGCGACGGGCAGATCGTCTTGTCCGAGGTGCACTCCGTCTGCCTTCACGGCCAATGCGAGGTCGCATCGATCATTGATGATGAGGCAAACGCCAGCCTCCGTCGCGGCCTGGCGTAGGGCCAGAGCCTGGGTGTAGGCGGCCTTCATGGATGCCTGTTTGTCGCGATATTGGAAGAGACGCACGCCCAGTGCGGCGGCCTTGCGGAGCACGTCGACGAGCGGACGATCCGGCCGGACGCTCGGGTCCAACACGAAGTACAACCCGGTGAGGAGTTGTTGGTGAATGGCGTGATGCGTGGCGTGCTCCCTGGCCTCGCCGATCGACTAGGACGACTGTCCGGCGAGGAAGCGGTCGAGGAACGTCGTGGAGACATGCCCCTTTTGAAAGTCAGGATCGTTAAAAATCTTCCGGTGGAGCGGGATCGTGGTCTTGATCCCCTCGATGACGAATTCATCCAAGGCTCGACGCATCCGTGCCATGGCTTCTTGGCGATCCCGACCGTGAGTGATAAGTTTGGCGATGAGCGAGTCGTAGTACGGCACCACGGTGGCATTCGGTGCCATGGCTGAATCGACACGGATGCCCAACCCTCCGGGCGCGGAGTATTTCGTGATCTGTCCCGGGCAGGGCGTGAATTTTTCCGGGTCTTCGGCATTGATGCGGCATTCAAAACTGTGCCCATTTAGTTTGATGTCCGGTTGCTTGAATGAGAGCGGCATGCCTGAGGCAATACGGATCTGTTCTTTCACCAGGTCGATGCCGGTCACCATTTCGGTGATGGGATGTTCGACCTGGATGCGCGTGTTCACTTCCATGAAGAAGAAGTTACGATCCTTGTCCAGGAGGAACTCGACCGTGCCGACATTGCAGTACCGAATGGCTTTGACGGCTTCGACCGCGGTTCGGCCGATCTCGCGCCGAAGTCGTTCATCAATGGCCGGCGACGGGGTTTCTTCCACCAGTTTCTGGTGACGACGCTGAATCGAGCAATCACGCTCACCGAGATGGACCACATGGCCGCGGTTGTCGGCCACGATCTGCACCTCGATATGCCGGGGTTCGAGGAAGTACCGCTCGAGATAGACGCCATCATGCCCGAAGGTGGATTTGGCCTCAGCCTGAGCTGCCTGAAACGCGCGGGCGAGTTCTTCCGGCTTGTTCACCACACGCATGCCCCGTCCGCCCCCGCCCGCCGAGGCCTTGATAATCACGGGGAAGCCGATCGTCTTGGCGGCTTCCTGCGCGTCCTGTTCGCTCCGGAGTTCGCCGGGACTGCCAGGCGTGACCGGGAGGCCCTTCTTGGCCACGACTTCGCGGGCTTTGGACTTGTCCCCCATCAAGGCGATGTTTTCTGAGGTTGGGCCGATGAACTTGATGCCGATCGATTCACAAACTTCTGCGAAGTGCGCGTTCTCGGACAGGAACCCATAGCCGGGATGGATGGCATCCGCACCGGTGACTTCGGCGGCGCTGAGCACATTCGGAATATTGCGATAGCTGAGCGCGGCTTCCGGCGGGCCAACGCACACATGTTCGTCCGCCGCCCGCACATGCAGGCTCGCGGCGTCGGCTTCAGAGTGAATCGCGACGGTTTTGACGCCGAGTTCCTTGCACGCCCGAATGACCCTGAGCGCAATTTCTCCGCGATTGGCAACCAACACTTTTTTAAACACGAGATACTCCGGTGCGCGTCATGTCAGGTGTGTGTCTCATTCTCCATGTCGTTGTCGCGAAGACGGTCACGCGATCAAGATCCGCGGCCCGGTCCGGCGAGAGCCTGTGTATGGCTGGAAACTCATGTGAGGTAGGAACGCCCAGGACCAGTCCCATCACGAATCCCCATGACCGCTGCGTCTAGGGTGTGGCGCCGGGGTCGATCAAGAAGAGCGGCTGTCCATATTCGACGGGTTTGGTGCTCTCCGCCAGAATCTTCGTAATCCTGCCGTCGGCTTCGGATTCGATCTCGTTCATCAACTTCATGGCTTCGACGATGCACAAGACCTGGCCCTTCCTGACGTAGTCCCCCTCTTCCACATAGGGGTCGGCATCGGGAGACGGCGATCGATAGAAGGTGCCGACGATCGGCGATGTGATCGTCACCAGGCCTTCCGTGTCGGCAGGCTGCCGGGCTTGCGCCGCCGGAGCTGTCCCGGTCGACGTCGATTGGTGCGGCACGGTTTCCACGGTGTGTGTCGTGGTCGTGCGAGCGGCCGGTTCATGTCGGAGACGAATCCGCATGCCGCTGCGTTCGATTTCCAATTCCGTCAGGTGGTTGCGCTTCAACAGATCGGCCAGTTGCTGGATTTGTGCGGCATGTTCCGGCTGCAGCAGCATCTGGTCGGCCCCTTGTGTGCGAGGGGCGAATGCGCTCGGGAGGACAATCGGTTTATCGGCGGCCCGGCCTTTGCCTGTCTTTTTACGTGATGGGCTCAACGCACGCGCTCCACAAATTCACGAGTTCTGGTATCGATGCGGATGGTTTCCCCGATCTCCAGATACAGCGGCACCTTGATCGTGGCGCCTGTTTCGACCGTCACCGGCTTGCTCCCGCCGGAAGCCGTATCGCCCCGCACGCCAGGTTCCCCGTCTACGACCTTCAGTTCGATGAAGTTCGGCAGCACGACGGTGATTGGCCTGTGCTCGTAAATGAGGATCTTGGCGATCATATTTTCTTTGAGTAGGTCGGCGTTGCTGCCCAATTGGCTCTTTTCGTAGGTCGACTGCTCGTAGGTTTCCGTATCCATGAACGTGTAGGAGTCGTTCGTGGCGTAGAGAAACTGCATATCGCATTCGTCGATCGCGGGGGTGTCGAATTTTTCTCCGGAGCGGAAGGTCCGGTCGAGGACGTTGCCGGACAGATAGCTCTTCAGCTTCGTTCGGACGAATGCCCCACCCTTGCCGGGTTTGACGTGCTGGAATTCCACGATATAAAAGGGTTGACCTTCTACCATCAACGGGCTGCCGTTCCGAAACTCTGCGGTCGAAATCACAACAACTCTCCTTGGTACAACAGGTTCAACGGCGCGAAGCCGTAGGTTTCTTCTTCACGTCCCCCAGCTGGCGGGACGGTGTGCCACTGGTTTCAAAATGGGCGGTTAACGCGTTCAGTGCCAGCAGATATCCAGTCGGACCGAATCCCGCTATCTGGCCCAATGCGACTCCTGCGATGAAGGAGTGGTGGCGAAACTCCTCCCGCTGATGAATGTTCGACAGGTGGACTTCCACCGTGGGCAGTGCGACGGCGGCAATCGCATCACGAATCGCGATGCTGGTATGGGTATACGCAGCCGGATTGATGATGATTCCGTCGAAATGCCCCCTGGCATTCTGAATCCAGGTGACCAGCTCTCCCTCCACATTGCTCTGCTTGGTCTGGACCGCAACCCCCAACTCGGCGGCGCGCCGGGCGATGGACTTGTCGATGTCCGGCAACGACAGGTGTCCGTAGACAGACGGTTCTCTCGTCCCCAGGAGATTGAGATTGGGACCATGAAGCACAAGCAGCCGCAGCATGTGTCTGTCGCGCGCCCCGGTTGTCAGAAGGCTGCAATGGATAGGGATGCCAGCAGCGGCGGCATTCTAACAGGCTACCAGGGGTGGGTCAAACGCTGTTCGAAGATGGAACGGGAGAAAGGAGGCTAACGTGGAGGGCGTTCACTCTGGCGTCTTGTTTGAATGGTTTCGAGCCAGGCCTCGAGGCGAGCGATGGCCGCCGTATGTTTGACGGCGGGCAGTTCCGGCGTGGGGACCGTCACCGGCGTGGCCGATGATGTGTCTGCAGCGGGACCGATGGTCGGGACCGAGTTCGAACCGGCCATCACGAGGCTCGCAGTCTGTAGTTTTTCGACTTTGGCGTCTGCTTCAAGACGCTTCTTTTCGCGTTTCGTGGGTGGCGCCTCGGCCGGTGTGCCGGTGATGGCCCGCTTCAATGAGAGTGCCTCATCGTCGAAGGGATTGGCGTTGAGGATGGCCGTACAGGAATGCAGCGCGAGTTCGGTCTGTCCCTCGCTCTGATAGAGCCTGGTCAGGATACGGTGTGCGCGC
This window contains:
- the accB gene encoding acetyl-CoA carboxylase biotin carboxyl carrier protein — its product is MLLQPEHAAQIQQLADLLKRNHLTELEIERSGMRIRLRHEPAARTTTTHTVETVPHQSTSTGTAPAAQARQPADTEGLVTITSPIVGTFYRSPSPDADPYVEEGDYVRKGQVLCIVEAMKLMNEIESEADGRITKILAESTKPVEYGQPLFLIDPGATP
- the bioD gene encoding dethiobiotin synthase, giving the protein MGNGVFVTGTDTGVGKTLVSAALARRLVRLGCAVGVMKPVETGVSSGTPDQSDAARLIAASRVEDSLDLVSPYRFSLPLAPFAAASSQGQVIEFETILNRYEQLAARHACVVVEGAGGLLVPIGHQWDLRDLIVRLRLPVILVGRVGLGGINHALLTLDALEHRKIPVVALVLNETAVLADPVQEEQQKSTVALLRERVSVPLLGPLPYQSCAECAWPDAVDAAADSLPIRELAELVWPRVAGRS
- a CDS encoding SDR family oxidoreductase, translated to MLVTGASGGIGRRLCRAFARDGFWVGVHYCSRQEAAEETLAELTAAGGQGALFQADIRSGEAVLAMVDDLRRTRGRLDVLLCNAGIAASHLVVRCPEDEWQRIIDTNLSGTYRTMTTAAAGMMTEGGSILVIGSYAGLHGRSGQGAYAASKAGLIGLVQTAAREWGPHNIRVNLVCPGWQATGLAGDAYPSADDVRGHVLGRLSNLDEVSETICRLAQLHDVSGQVWNVDSRIL
- a CDS encoding tetratricopeptide repeat protein gives rise to the protein MAASPRIDSAIAAEIDRLATAVAKDPRSKEFLPLSDEYIKAGMWQEAAAVLEDGLKAYPGFVTAMAALGRVYDQLGQAAKAKAILEDVVKQRPDNLRAHRILTRLYQSEGQTELALHSCTAILNANPFDDEALSLKRAITGTPAEAPPTKREKKRLEADAKVEKLQTASLVMAGSNSVPTIGPAADTSSATPVTVPTPELPAVKHTAAIARLEAWLETIQTRRQSERPPR
- the aroQ gene encoding type II 3-dehydroquinate dehydratase, producing MLRLLVLHGPNLNLLGTREPSVYGHLSLPDIDKSIARRAAELGVAVQTKQSNVEGELVTWIQNARGHFDGIIINPAAYTHTSIAIRDAIAAVALPTVEVHLSNIHQREEFRHHSFIAGVALGQIAGFGPTGYLLALNALTAHFETSGTPSRQLGDVKKKPTASRR
- the efp gene encoding elongation factor P translates to MISTAEFRNGSPLMVEGQPFYIVEFQHVKPGKGGAFVRTKLKSYLSGNVLDRTFRSGEKFDTPAIDECDMQFLYATNDSYTFMDTETYEQSTYEKSQLGSNADLLKENMIAKILIYEHRPITVVLPNFIELKVVDGEPGVRGDTASGGSKPVTVETGATIKVPLYLEIGETIRIDTRTREFVERVR
- the accC gene encoding acetyl-CoA carboxylase biotin carboxylase subunit; translated protein: MFKKVLVANRGEIALRVIRACKELGVKTVAIHSEADAASLHVRAADEHVCVGPPEAALSYRNIPNVLSAAEVTGADAIHPGYGFLSENAHFAEVCESIGIKFIGPTSENIALMGDKSKAREVVAKKGLPVTPGSPGELRSEQDAQEAAKTIGFPVIIKASAGGGGRGMRVVNKPEELARAFQAAQAEAKSTFGHDGVYLERYFLEPRHIEVQIVADNRGHVVHLGERDCSIQRRHQKLVEETPSPAIDERLRREIGRTAVEAVKAIRYCNVGTVEFLLDKDRNFFFMEVNTRIQVEHPITEMVTGIDLVKEQIRIASGMPLSFKQPDIKLNGHSFECRINAEDPEKFTPCPGQITKYSAPGGLGIRVDSAMAPNATVVPYYDSLIAKLITHGRDRQEAMARMRRALDEFVIEGIKTTIPLHRKIFNDPDFQKGHVSTTFLDRFLAGQSS
- the thiE gene encoding thiamine phosphate synthase translates to MLDPSVRPDRPLVDVLRKAAALGVRLFQYRDKQASMKAAYTQALALRQAATEAGVCLIINDRCDLALAVKADGVHLGQDDLPVADARRILGPDALIGLSTHGPEQVRQAARLKPDYIGFGPIFSTTTKADHDPVVGLDGLRAARALTTMPMFAIGGITADNVEDIVAAGANGVAVISAILKAPDLEQAIKTFQRPWARPARPTP